One part of the Alosa alosa isolate M-15738 ecotype Scorff River chromosome 4, AALO_Geno_1.1, whole genome shotgun sequence genome encodes these proteins:
- the LOC125293769 gene encoding uncharacterized protein LOC125293769, translating to MDEQGLLHMKNQCYIGNSVPAESFLDQLSCMHRECIRNILQKKHLTMMELIQTCDRIRGWVLAATKEVILPAIDKYGAVVHFKENTTCPKVEDRFIGRLPSTLKMAQPQAAQECCLVEVIPTGTMDMELLQIAGEIVSSAVGGARSMMQEAASFRKPSPVQRVLRLEYEAAAAVQTRRGALRLESDMYGRSCSPLVDRSVLFASLDDEAAITADSIFTTVSMAPSYESHLENGEGSDLAHSVPLACFGKVFVAVQQGSHYTFPRALSCRVYQMLLDSHLGRISIIPCCRTKPILEKIATNPNLHKFFLSSVLSNFMERAVKSSLELFLGFPETPRRTGELHEVYGWIYGDGQMSSANSTVEDSSSWSVSSLQCRELEAPEAFQISGGGWTSFASSALENSSLWSVSSLQCNGPEALEALTALVVRQARDELKCRDSRQKGTASVSKRSNSEFNSVVNNPSEAGKVELTTVPQVSSHHADSGISSMCGYNLGSQDAVNDVRKKSSSIPVCPEEQKGIHVCDSCSNVGNMKEDEKTPSSPKVRRTKRFRLFSSKRHNEVTPSCLCNSLKTKSKTPSFFSRMSTALCKAFCFK from the exons ATGGATGAACAAGGTCTGCTACACATGAAGAACCAGTGCTAT ATAGGCAATTCAGTCCCAGCTGAGTCATTCCTGGATCAACTCTCTTGCAT GCATAGAGAGTGCATCAGAAATATACTACAAAAGAAG CACCTCACCATGATGGAGCTGATCCAAACCTGTGATAGGATCAGGGGCTGGGTGTTGGCCGCCACCAAAGAGGTGATTCTGCCTGCCATCGACAAATATGGGGCTGTGGTCCACTTTAAAGAGAATACCACCTGCCCCAAAGTGGAAGACCGCTTTATTGGGAGACTGCCCAGCACCCTGAAGATGGCTCAGCCTCAGGCCGCACAAGAGTGTTGTCTGGTGGAGGTGATCCCCACTGGGACAATGGACATGGAGCTTCTTCAAATTGCTGGTGAAATTGTCTCCTCTGCGGTGGGGGGAGCCCGCTCCATGATGCAGGAGGCTGCTTCTTTCAGGAAGCCCTCCCCCGTTCAGCGTGTCCTCCGCCTCGAGTATGAGGCCGCTGCCGCGGTGCAGACCAGGAGAGGTGCACTGAGGCTGGAGAGTGACATGTACGGGCGCAGCTGCAGCCCGCTGGTTGATAGGAGCGTCCTTTTTGCAAGCTTGGATGACGAGGCGGCCATCACGGCTGACAGCATATTCACCACAGTGTCCATGGCACCATCTTACGAGAGCCATTTGGAAAATGGTGAGGGTTCAGACTTGGCCCATTCTGTGCCACTAGCATGCTTTGGCAAAGTCTTTGTGGCAGTCCAGCAGGGGTCACATTACACTTTCCCCAGGGCCCTTAGCTGCCGAGTTTATCAAATGCTCCTCGACAGCCACTTGGGGAGAATATCAATTATACCTTGCTGCCGGACCAAACCCATACTAGAGAAAATAGCAACCAACCCAAACCTGCACAagttcttcctctcctccgtgCTCTCCAACTTCATGGAGAGGGCAGTGAAGAGTTCTTTGGAGCTATTCCTGGGTTTCCCTGAAACACCGCGCCGGACTGGGGAACTTCATGAAGTGTATGGGTGGATCTATGGAGATGGGCAGATGTCCTCTGCCAATAGTACTGTGGAGGACTCCTCTTCATGGTCTGTGTCCAGCCTGCAGTGCCGTGAATTGGAAGCCCCGGAGGCCTTCCAGATCAGTGGAGGTGGATGGACATCATTTGCCAGTAGTGCTCTGGAGAACTCCTCTTTATGGTCTGTGTCCAGCCTGCAGTGCAATGGACCGGAGGCCCTGGAAGCCTTAACTGCTTTGGTGGTCAGGCAGGCCAGGGATGAACTCAAATGCCGCGACAGTCGTCAGAAGG GCACAGCCTCTGTGTCTAAGAGGTCCAACTCTGAGTTTAACTCTGTGGTAAACAATCCCTCTGAAGCTGGGAAAGTGGAGCTGACCACAGTCCCTCAGGTCTCCTCTCATCATGCGGACTCTGGGATATCAAGTATGTGTGGCTATAACTTAGGCTCCCAGGATGCCGTGAATGACGTGAGGAAGAAGTCCTCTTCCATCCCTGTTTGTCCTGAAGAGCAGAAGGGGATCCATGTCTGTGACTCATGCTCAAATGTGGGGAACATGAAGGAAGATGAGAAGACACCCTCCTCTCCCAAAGTACGCAGAACCAAGCGCTTCAGGCTTTTCTCATCCAAG CGCCACAATGAAGTGACTCCATCCTGTCTCTGCA ATTCGTTGAAGACCAAATCCAAGACCCCATCTTTCTTCTCCCGCATGTCTACAGCTCTCTGCAAGGCCTTCTGCTTTAAGTAG